One Papaver somniferum cultivar HN1 chromosome 10, ASM357369v1, whole genome shotgun sequence genomic window carries:
- the LOC113315097 gene encoding uncharacterized protein LOC113315097: MKIDDEEEEEVMQQIRFKATELLLREEYKESIQVYTQFISLSKNHLSKITSKSENPDRFNKLQKTLCLALSNRAEAKSKIRHFAESLEDCNAALEIEKTHFKTLVCKGKILLHLNQYANASNCFQSGLHDNDSIQNSDIEMINGFLNRCKKLEYQSRTGVFDLSDWVINGFSKDQNPDLAEFTGPIEIKKSEVSGRGLFTTKNVEAGNLLFVTKAVATDRGIFLPECGEDSKMVMWKDFVEKVVDVSTKCRKTYDLICRLSTGEEEEVLQVPAISVFRPDSDEFLSCEDMKPDVAKILNILDVNSLTEEDGISAKVLGKNSDYYGVGLWILASFINHSCEPNARRLHVGDHLLVHASRDIKAGEEILFGYFDVLTPLSKRNEMSKTWGFHCQCNRCRFERDMYNRNQGLNEIEILLECGSDIGNVIVRLEEGMKRWMLKGEKREKGYLRASFWRVFSEAYQSEKSMQRWGRRIPPAEVVGESVAEAVGSDERVLKMVVEGLRKNGVSSGIVEMEKEMKLGRSVYGKVIKKRKAVKALLELCIC; the protein is encoded by the coding sequence tgatgcAACAGATCAGATTCAAAGCAACAGAACTTCTTCTCAGAGAAGAATACAAAGAATCAATTCAAGTTTACACTCAATTCATATCTCTATCTAAAAATCATCTCTCAAAAATCACTTCCAAATCTGAAAACCCAGATCGATTCAACAAATTACAGAAAACCCTTTGTTTAGCTCTATCAAATCGAGCCGAAGCAAAATCAAAGATCCGTCACTTCGCGGAATCACTTGAAGATTGTAACGCAGCATTGGAAATCGAGAAAACCCATTTCAAAACCCTTGTCTGTAAAGGTAAAATCTTATTGCATCTTAATCAATATGCGAATGCTTCTAATTGTTTTCAATCTGGTTTACATGATAATGATTCTATTCAGAACAGTGATATTGAAATGATTAATGGGTTTTTAAATAGATGTAAGAAACTTGAGTATCAATCTAGGACTGGGGTTTTTGATTTGTCTGATTGGGTAATAAATGGGTTTTCCAAAGATCAAAATCCAGATCTCGCTGAGTTCACTGGACCAATCGAGATTAAGAAATCTGAGGTCAGTGGTAGAGGTTTGTTTACGACGAAGAATGTTGAAGCAGGGAATTTATTGTTTGTTACTAAGGCAGTTGCTACTGATAGAGGGATTTTTTTGCCGGAATGTGGTGAAGACTCAAAGATGGTTATGTGGAAAGATTTCGTTGAAAAAGTTGTTGATGTTTCGACGAAATGTAGGAAGACTTATGATTTGATTTGCAGATTATCAaccggggaagaagaagaagtgcttCAAGTTCCTGCAATTAGTGTTTTCAGGCCAGACAGTGATGAATTTTTATCATGTGAGGATATGAAACCGGATGTTGCTAAGATTTTGAACATCTTGGATGTGAATTCGCTAACTGAAGAAGATGGAATTTCGGCTAAAGTTCTTGGAAAGAATAGTGATTATTATGGTGTTGGTTTATGGATTTTGGCATCTTTTATTAATCACTCTTGTGAACCAAATGCAAGGCGCCTGCACGTTGGTGATCATCTACTGGTTCATGCTTCGCGAGATATCAAAGCCGGGGAAGAAATACTTTTCGGGTATTTTGATGTTTTAACACCATTGAGCAAGAGAAATGAGATGTCTAAAACTTGGGGATTTCATTGTCAGTGTAACAGATGCAGATTCGAGAGGGATATGTATAACCGTAACCAGGGTTTAAATGAGATAGAGATTTTGCTGGAGTGCGGGTCAGATATAGGTAATGTAATTGTCAGATTGGAGGAAGGGATGAAGAGATGGATGCTCAAGGGGGAGAAAAGGGAGAAGGGCTATTTGAGAGCTTCGTTTTGGAGGGTATTTTCAGAAGCTTACCAGTCGGAGAAGTCTATGCAAAGGTGGGGACGGCGGATTCCACCGGCTGAGGTTGTTGGTGAAAGTGTTGCAGAAGCAGTAGGCAGTGACGAAAGAGTTCTAAAAATGGTGGTGGAAGGGTTGAGAAAAAATGGTGTTAGCAGTGGAATTGTGGAGATGGAGAAAGAAATGAAGCTAGGGAGATCTGTTTATGGCAAAGTGATCAAGAAAAGAAAGGCAGTGAAAGCTCTACTTGAGCTTTGCATTTGTTAA